The Castanea sativa cultivar Marrone di Chiusa Pesio chromosome 11, ASM4071231v1 genome contains a region encoding:
- the LOC142616898 gene encoding protein neprosin-like, with amino-acid sequence MALCLFFLAPMSSVGIGIRDTNTVFSKKPKPEVRKQLKRLNKPALKTIESPDGDIIDCVDIYNQPAFDHPLLKNHTIKMRPSSYPEGFSFDESNDISSNSKPEITQPWHLNGSCPEGTIPIRRTKEKDLLRAYYGKKKLSTIHDETDTSIHEYCQISEEGDRYYGLNAEINVWNPAVMAQDEFSLAQFWIAGVDNRNVIDTIEAGIMSDGYGRTGCYNLECPGFVQVDNRIVVGASVTPYSVYGGEQHSLNFFIWKDDLGGGDWWLYLSHRYLLGYWPASLFSIMAGSATYVSWGGEVTNTQIGGQHTTTQMGSGHFAEEATNRASFFQNLKVMDAQQVLRGPRNSRRSVTAPNCYNLLKHEDFFYFGGPGRSLQCP; translated from the exons ATGGCCTTGTGCTTGTTCTTTCTTGCACCAATGTCATCAGTTGGAATTGGAATTAGGGACACTAACACCGTCTTTAGTAAGAAACCAAAACCGGAGGTTCGGAAGCAATTGAAACGCCTTAACAAGCCTGCTCTTAAAACCATCGAG AGCCCGGATGGAGATATAATCGATTGTGTAGATATCTACAACCAGCCAGCTTTTGATCATCCTTTGTTAAAAAATCACACAATTAAG ATGAGACCCAGTTCTTATCCAGAAGGGTTTTCATTTGATGAGAGCAACGACATCTCCTCAAACTCCAAGCCTGAAATTACTCAGCCATGGCATTTGAATGGAAGCTGCCCAGAAGGAACCATTCCCATAAGaagaactaaagaaaaagatttaTTAAGGGCATATTATGGTAAGAAAAAACTCAGTACCATCCATGATGAGACCGATACAAGTATCCATGAG TATTGTCAGATTTCGGAGGAAGGAGATAGGTATTATGGATTGAATGCAGAAATCAACGTGTGGAACCCCGCAGTCATGGCACAAGACGAGTTCAGCTTGGCTCAATTCTGGATCGCAGGTGTTGATAATCGTAACGTCATTGATACAATTGAAGCTGGCATCATG AGTGATGGATATGGAAGAACCGGTTGCTACAATCTAGAGTGCCCTGGCTTTGTTCAAGTCGACAATCGGATTGTGGTGGGGGCAAGCGTCACGCCTTATTCCGTGTATGGTGGTGAACAGCATTCACTCAACTTCTTTATCTGGAAG GACGATCTTGGGGGTGGAGACTGGTGGTTGTACCTTTCGCATAGGTATCTATTGGGATATTGGCCAGCCTCCCTTTTCTCGATCATGGCTGGTAGCGCTACTTATGTTTCATGGGGAGGAGAGGTGACAAACACACAGATAGGTGGGCAGCACACCACAACACAAATGGGCAGTGGCCATTTCGCTGAAGAAGCGACCAATAGGGCTAGTTTCTTCCAAAATCTCAAAGTTATGGACGCTCAACAAGTTCTTCGGGGTCCCAGGAACAGTCGCAGATCCGTTACGGCACCCAATTGCTATAATCTCTTAAAGCATGAagacttcttttattttggtggtCCTGGTAGAAGCCTCCAATGTCCATGa